In Bacillus sp. SB49, a single window of DNA contains:
- a CDS encoding DUF4190 domain-containing protein has translation MMNEKAMTSLVLGILSIFLPFLGLITGIMGIIYANTVLSTGEEAEGRNLAISGKVCSIIGLCLQILVIITVILGYLFFTRLIFGYN, from the coding sequence ATGATGAACGAAAAAGCAATGACGTCACTCGTTTTAGGCATTTTGTCGATCTTTTTACCTTTCCTCGGACTTATTACAGGAATCATGGGGATCATTTATGCCAACACCGTACTCAGCACGGGAGAGGAAGCGGAGGGAAGGAATTTAGCCATCAGCGGTAAGGTGTGCAGTATTATTGGTTTATGTCTGCAAATCCTTGTTATCATAACCGTTATTCTTGGGTATCTATTCTTCACACGATTGATTTTTGGATACAACTAA
- a CDS encoding AIM24 family protein: protein MGNYSIQEFIRQTKQDDSENDYFELETPRILEVNLMDQVWAKAGSMISYNGDIKFEREGILEHGVGRLFKKAMTGEGSSLMKATGRGALYLADQGKKITIFDLDNETLTVNGNDLLAFEPSINWDIKLMKKVAGMVSGGLFNVTLSGSGRVAITSHYEPLTLLVKPGQPVLTDPHATVAWSGHLEPAFKTDVSFKTFIGRGSGESIQMKFEGDGFVIVQPFEEVYTTNSQG, encoded by the coding sequence ATGGGAAATTATTCAATACAGGAATTTATCAGGCAGACGAAGCAGGACGATTCGGAAAACGATTACTTTGAATTGGAAACCCCGAGGATATTGGAAGTTAATTTGATGGACCAGGTGTGGGCGAAAGCCGGGTCTATGATTTCTTATAACGGAGATATTAAATTTGAAAGGGAAGGAATATTGGAGCATGGAGTGGGCCGCTTGTTCAAGAAGGCGATGACTGGAGAGGGAAGCTCTCTTATGAAAGCAACAGGGAGGGGGGCATTATACCTCGCTGATCAAGGTAAGAAGATTACAATCTTTGACTTGGACAATGAGACGCTGACGGTGAACGGCAATGACCTTTTGGCCTTTGAACCGAGCATAAACTGGGACATCAAATTGATGAAAAAAGTAGCCGGTATGGTATCCGGCGGATTGTTTAACGTTACTCTCTCCGGAAGTGGTCGTGTAGCTATTACCTCTCATTATGAACCGCTGACTTTATTAGTGAAGCCCGGTCAGCCTGTTTTGACCGATCCTCATGCAACAGTTGCCTGGTCCGGGCATTTGGAGCCTGCTTTCAAGACAGATGTCAGTTTCAAGACTTTCATCGGCAGAGGGAGCGGGGAATCCATTCAGATGAAATTCGAAGGGGATGGATTTGTCATCGTCCAGCCGTTTGAAGAAGTTTACACAACGAATAGTCAAGGCTGA
- a CDS encoding DinB family protein, with protein sequence MYGLDEKREQLLEYVREIPASKHTVKPAENRWSIMEVLEHLYLIEQFVIHQVNRSLKQGDQQQVTEKPVHKVTNRSYTLEAPESVRPKGIFHNLKEAEDGLKKSREATLFLIHNKEKETLQNRAFPHPALGDMNLEQWVEFIGWHELRHLDQIKEINQSLNT encoded by the coding sequence ATGTATGGTTTAGATGAGAAAAGAGAGCAGCTGCTCGAATATGTGAGGGAGATTCCCGCCTCCAAACATACGGTGAAACCGGCAGAAAATCGCTGGTCTATTATGGAAGTATTGGAGCATTTGTACTTAATCGAACAGTTCGTCATCCATCAGGTGAACAGATCACTTAAGCAAGGAGATCAGCAGCAGGTGACGGAAAAACCAGTCCATAAGGTAACCAACCGCTCTTACACATTGGAAGCTCCAGAGTCTGTTCGTCCAAAGGGTATTTTTCATAACCTGAAGGAAGCGGAAGACGGACTCAAAAAATCAAGGGAAGCTACATTATTCCTCATTCATAATAAAGAAAAAGAAACGTTGCAGAACCGAGCATTTCCACATCCTGCTCTTGGTGACATGAACCTGGAACAATGGGTCGAATTTATCGGCTGGCACGAACTTCGCCACCTCGATCAGATCAAAGAAATTAACCAATCTTTAAATACATGA
- the eutH gene encoding ethanolamine utilization protein EutH gives MWFNDGVLILLCLFMVAGAFDYYFLNNRLKIGARFYEAFTMMGSLALSMIGIISLAPVLSEWLAPVISPAFQWFGADPSIFASMVLAIDMGAYPLSEALAVDGRAALFSWTLLGTMMGPTLVFTIPVALTIIKKEDSPYFAKGVLAGIATIPLGCLVGGASAGFEWGWMFKQLLPAILLAVLVSAGLFLFRRLTIRVFAYLGKGMEAILLIGLLLIAIETLTGLVLIPGMAPFSEGIIIVGKITITLAGAYPFVTILNHYCRKYFSAWSRVLGVNETALTGLLASLAHHLPMFAMMKEMNPRGKVINSAFAVSGAFVIGSHLGFVAGVEPEMILPVIIGKLTAGMLAVLLALFITRKDAVEEKTTPSAVHLSSNKNYVL, from the coding sequence TTGTGGTTCAATGACGGCGTACTCATTCTGCTGTGCCTGTTTATGGTTGCCGGAGCATTTGATTATTATTTTCTAAATAACCGCCTTAAAATCGGGGCACGTTTCTATGAAGCGTTTACGATGATGGGTTCGCTCGCCTTATCCATGATTGGGATCATTTCTCTTGCTCCCGTTTTGTCCGAATGGCTGGCGCCCGTAATTTCTCCGGCATTTCAGTGGTTCGGAGCAGATCCTTCCATCTTTGCTTCCATGGTGCTTGCCATAGATATGGGGGCGTACCCTTTGTCGGAGGCGCTGGCGGTCGATGGCAGGGCCGCCCTGTTTTCCTGGACGCTCCTCGGAACGATGATGGGACCGACACTCGTGTTTACGATTCCGGTCGCGCTTACGATCATCAAAAAGGAGGACAGTCCTTACTTTGCGAAAGGAGTCCTTGCTGGTATAGCGACCATTCCGCTCGGCTGCCTTGTTGGAGGAGCGTCCGCCGGATTTGAATGGGGGTGGATGTTCAAACAGTTACTCCCTGCCATCTTATTAGCAGTACTTGTCAGCGCAGGTTTATTTCTTTTTCGTAGGCTTACGATTAGAGTGTTCGCTTATTTAGGCAAGGGTATGGAAGCGATCCTGTTGATCGGATTGTTGCTGATTGCCATTGAAACATTGACGGGGCTTGTCCTGATCCCTGGTATGGCTCCTTTTTCTGAAGGGATCATTATCGTAGGTAAGATTACCATTACGCTTGCTGGGGCCTATCCGTTTGTAACCATTCTGAATCACTACTGCCGAAAGTATTTCTCTGCTTGGAGCCGTGTACTGGGCGTGAACGAAACGGCGCTTACCGGACTGCTTGCTTCCTTAGCGCATCATCTGCCCATGTTTGCAATGATGAAGGAGATGAACCCGCGCGGTAAGGTGATCAATTCCGCCTTTGCGGTGAGTGGGGCTTTCGTCATCGGCAGCCATCTCGGTTTCGTTGCCGGGGTTGAACCGGAGATGATCCTGCCGGTTATCATCGGCAAACTTACTGCCGGCATGCTGGCCGTTCTGCTTGCCCTGTTTATAACCAGAAAAGATGCTGTCGAAGAGAAAACGACACCTTCTGCAGTACATCTCTCATCTAATAAAAATTATGTTTTGTGA
- the msrA gene encoding peptide-methionine (S)-S-oxide reductase MsrA translates to MATAIFGAGCFWGVEAFFEKFEGVTATKVGYIGGKLENPTYEQVKTGKTGHAEAVRIEYDPTRITYSELINIFFEAHDPTSKNKQGIDVGHQYRSAIFYSDASQKYIAEEKIKEWEEKGTFKRAIVTEVEEATSFFEAEEYHQKYLQKNGSAACSIG, encoded by the coding sequence ATGGCAACAGCTATTTTCGGTGCAGGATGTTTTTGGGGAGTAGAGGCGTTTTTTGAGAAATTTGAAGGCGTAACAGCTACAAAGGTCGGCTATATCGGCGGGAAACTGGAGAATCCAACCTACGAACAAGTCAAAACAGGTAAAACGGGGCACGCGGAAGCCGTCAGAATCGAATATGACCCGACAAGAATTACGTATTCCGAATTAATTAACATTTTCTTTGAAGCACATGATCCTACTTCTAAGAACAAGCAGGGAATTGATGTAGGACATCAGTACCGCTCAGCGATTTTCTATTCCGACGCGAGTCAGAAATATATTGCGGAAGAGAAGATTAAAGAGTGGGAGGAGAAGGGGACGTTCAAGCGGGCGATCGTCACGGAAGTGGAAGAAGCGACCTCCTTCTTTGAAGCGGAAGAATACCATCAGAAATATTTGCAGAAAAACGGTTCTGCTGCATGCAGCATCGGATAA
- a CDS encoding Na+/H+ antiporter NhaC family protein, producing the protein MSDRQKDQVVDEALGEKSVDRLEFRGGVFAATIPLVFFIIWAIVLSVTELVTEQGLVLGMVIGIALGLFFCRSKWADYAQALITGMAQPVGIVAIIAWFWAGMFANMLSAGGLVDGLIWFGFQTGLEGGMFVGITFLLAGLFATAVGTGYGTVATFGVLMYPAGVILGADPVLLLAAILSGAVFGDNLAPVSDTTIVSATTQEADVPGVVRSRFKYSIAAAIPALILFVTFGGGGETGSEAIISQLQNEVSPNGLVMLIPFALVLYLALSGQHLLTSLSWGILASVVFIFLSGTSLTEVLHIYKNEAGEAVVEGALIDGIGGYFNMAVLILFILAAAYLLEVAGTMDVIKNFFLRLINNVVRRAELSIFGIVAFLNMFITINTAAEIAAAPFVRKLGKELNIHPYRRANFLDTVTSSLGYIFPWSGGVLLAWTTVRGAAEQYDFLPVIGPGEVFPFVFQGWGLLIVMLIAAWTGWGLRYTGKNGEEIKPEDYKGQA; encoded by the coding sequence ATGTCAGACAGACAAAAGGATCAAGTGGTTGACGAGGCATTAGGGGAAAAATCAGTAGATCGATTAGAGTTCCGCGGGGGAGTCTTTGCTGCGACGATTCCTTTGGTGTTCTTCATCATTTGGGCAATAGTACTAAGCGTTACAGAATTAGTAACGGAGCAGGGATTAGTGCTTGGTATGGTGATCGGGATCGCACTTGGTTTGTTTTTCTGCCGATCGAAATGGGCGGACTATGCTCAAGCATTAATTACAGGTATGGCCCAGCCTGTCGGTATAGTTGCCATCATTGCATGGTTTTGGGCGGGTATGTTTGCAAATATGCTTTCTGCGGGTGGTCTGGTGGATGGCCTTATCTGGTTCGGGTTTCAGACCGGCCTTGAGGGGGGCATGTTCGTCGGAATCACCTTCCTGCTTGCCGGATTATTTGCTACAGCCGTAGGTACAGGTTACGGTACAGTAGCAACGTTTGGTGTGTTGATGTATCCGGCTGGTGTCATTCTGGGAGCAGATCCTGTGCTGCTTCTGGCTGCAATATTGAGTGGAGCGGTATTTGGAGATAACCTGGCTCCGGTTTCTGATACGACGATCGTGTCAGCTACGACACAGGAAGCGGACGTCCCCGGTGTTGTACGGTCAAGATTTAAGTATTCCATAGCAGCTGCAATACCTGCACTTATTTTATTCGTTACATTCGGAGGCGGTGGGGAGACCGGCAGCGAAGCCATCATCTCACAGCTTCAGAATGAAGTATCGCCGAACGGTCTTGTCATGCTGATTCCTTTTGCGCTCGTACTTTACCTGGCGTTGAGCGGTCAGCATTTATTGACTTCTTTATCATGGGGAATTCTAGCATCCGTCGTATTCATCTTTCTATCAGGGACTTCTTTGACAGAAGTGCTTCATATTTATAAAAATGAAGCTGGAGAAGCGGTGGTAGAAGGAGCATTGATCGATGGAATCGGCGGCTACTTCAACATGGCTGTCCTCATCCTGTTCATTTTGGCGGCTGCCTACCTTCTGGAAGTAGCTGGAACGATGGATGTTATCAAGAATTTCTTCCTTCGACTTATCAATAACGTGGTACGCAGAGCAGAGCTGTCGATTTTTGGTATTGTGGCGTTTCTCAATATGTTCATCACCATTAATACAGCGGCAGAAATTGCGGCTGCACCGTTTGTGAGGAAGCTAGGAAAAGAGTTGAACATTCATCCTTACAGACGTGCCAATTTTCTTGATACTGTCACTTCTTCACTCGGGTATATCTTCCCTTGGAGCGGCGGTGTCCTGCTTGCCTGGACGACTGTAAGAGGAGCGGCTGAGCAGTATGACTTCCTTCCTGTTATCGGACCCGGAGAAGTATTCCCGTTCGTATTCCAGGGCTGGGGACTGTTGATTGTCATGCTGATTGCTGCCTGGACAGGCTGGGGTCTTCGCTATACCGGCAAGAACGGAGAAGAAATTAAGCCTGAAGATTACAAAGGTCAAGCATAA
- a CDS encoding Glu/Leu/Phe/Val family dehydrogenase, producing MHKQQSIIEESLKAIMEDEEFLPDLKAQTREQAYHSLSALLSTPNHVHKSFLRITLENGTIVRIPAFRVQHSDTVGPYKGGIRFHESVNEEEVANLAKLMTLKNTLHELPFGGGKGGVVINPKDYSVKELNLICRKYVQYFNDIIGPDKDIPAPDVGTGEREMDWMMGEFKSTHPGEPYRNSFTGKSIVNGGSLGRREATGKGVYFTFRYMMHDFVKENKKWLSDTDNIFAKTALEHADKKLKIAVQGFGNLGSVAALEAYQCNYLQNKIVAVSDAHILLYNEDGLDVPALVHFAKENNGELPATEEELRAHEIKAELGERDDLLSADVDVLILAALEDQIREDNIDSIQARIIVEGANGPITEEADKYLADKGVLIVPDILANAGGVIVSYYEWVQGKEAQFMEEDEIFRRLFQKMKGTMDTILPQFFGDPFPLRQNCYIHSVMKLSTIMYRQGKLY from the coding sequence ATGCATAAACAACAATCAATCATTGAAGAATCGTTGAAAGCAATTATGGAAGATGAAGAGTTTCTTCCGGATTTAAAAGCACAGACGAGGGAACAGGCCTATCACTCTTTGTCTGCTCTATTGTCTACCCCGAACCATGTCCATAAATCATTTCTCCGAATTACCCTTGAAAACGGGACGATCGTCCGGATACCGGCGTTCCGGGTACAACATAGTGACACCGTCGGCCCTTATAAAGGAGGGATTCGTTTTCATGAGTCCGTGAATGAAGAAGAGGTGGCCAATCTTGCCAAGCTGATGACGCTTAAGAACACGCTTCATGAGCTGCCTTTCGGGGGTGGCAAAGGTGGTGTTGTCATCAATCCGAAAGATTATTCTGTGAAAGAACTCAATCTCATTTGTAGGAAATACGTCCAGTACTTTAACGATATCATCGGCCCTGATAAGGATATACCGGCTCCTGATGTTGGAACTGGAGAAAGAGAGATGGACTGGATGATGGGCGAGTTCAAGAGTACCCATCCCGGAGAGCCGTACCGGAACAGTTTTACGGGGAAAAGCATTGTCAACGGTGGTTCTCTGGGAAGACGGGAGGCGACAGGGAAAGGCGTTTACTTCACGTTTCGTTACATGATGCATGACTTCGTGAAGGAAAACAAGAAGTGGCTGTCTGATACGGATAATATTTTTGCGAAAACCGCTTTGGAACATGCAGATAAGAAATTGAAGATAGCAGTTCAAGGCTTTGGAAACTTAGGGTCGGTTGCTGCTTTGGAAGCGTACCAGTGCAATTATCTTCAGAATAAAATCGTTGCAGTCAGCGATGCCCACATTCTGCTTTACAATGAGGATGGATTGGACGTTCCGGCCCTTGTACACTTTGCTAAAGAAAACAACGGAGAGCTTCCTGCAACAGAGGAGGAACTGCGTGCTCACGAGATTAAAGCAGAACTTGGAGAACGGGACGATTTGCTTTCAGCCGATGTCGATGTATTGATTCTCGCTGCACTCGAAGATCAAATTCGTGAAGACAATATAGACTCCATCCAAGCACGAATCATAGTGGAAGGTGCCAATGGTCCGATAACAGAGGAGGCAGACAAATATTTAGCGGATAAAGGGGTACTGATTGTTCCGGACATTCTCGCAAACGCTGGAGGTGTCATCGTTTCTTACTATGAATGGGTACAAGGGAAAGAAGCGCAGTTTATGGAAGAGGACGAAATTTTCCGGCGGTTGTTTCAGAAAATGAAAGGAACGATGGATACGATTCTCCCACAATTTTTTGGTGATCCGTTTCCACTGCGCCAAAATTGTTATATACACTCTGTCATGAAGTTATCCACTATTATGTATCGTCAAGGGAAGTTATATTAA
- a CDS encoding ribonuclease H-like YkuK family protein: MNPFDMFQNLTHKKMSFAEAFSHIKTFMLSDPLANYRLMLGTDSQVHPSHTLFITGIVIQRVGKGAWACFRKESVPRKMTTLHERISYETSLTEQVASLFTEERKNELIEIVLPHIYKGATFTMEGHLDIGSGERNRTRVYVNEMVARIESLGMEPKIKPDSIVASSYANRYTK, encoded by the coding sequence ATGAATCCATTCGATATGTTTCAAAACCTTACCCATAAGAAAATGAGCTTTGCCGAAGCATTCTCGCATATTAAGACGTTCATGTTGAGCGACCCCCTTGCCAATTACCGCCTGATGCTTGGTACCGATTCTCAAGTACACCCTTCCCACACGTTGTTCATTACCGGAATTGTCATTCAAAGGGTAGGCAAAGGAGCTTGGGCTTGTTTCCGCAAAGAATCTGTTCCCAGGAAAATGACCACGCTCCATGAGCGCATTTCCTATGAAACTTCCCTTACAGAACAGGTAGCATCGCTGTTCACAGAAGAACGGAAGAACGAGCTGATAGAAATCGTTCTCCCCCACATTTATAAAGGGGCCACATTTACAATGGAAGGGCATCTGGACATCGGTTCCGGCGAGCGTAACAGGACCAGGGTGTATGTGAACGAAATGGTCGCAAGGATTGAATCCCTGGGAATGGAACCGAAAATCAAACCGGACTCCATTGTGGCCAGCAGTTATGCGAACCGATATACAAAATGA
- the fabI gene encoding enoyl-ACP reductase FabI, giving the protein MEDILQMKDKNIVVMGVANNRSLAWGVARSLYKAGANVIFTYRKERSQAKLEKLLKESDFEAKAIVQCDVNSDESIQEAFKTIGDRVGVIHGICHSIAFAHAEDLKGGFLDTSREGYAFAQDTSAYSLIAVAKAGKPYMTEGGSLIAMSYLGAERVVEGYNVMGVAKAALESTVKYLAADMGRDNIRVNAISAGAVRTLAAKGVPSFNEILHKIEETSPLKKNVTQEEVGDMSLAMMSHLSRGVTGEIVYVDSGYNILG; this is encoded by the coding sequence ATGGAAGATATATTACAGATGAAAGATAAAAATATTGTAGTTATGGGAGTTGCCAACAATCGCAGCCTTGCTTGGGGCGTAGCAAGATCCCTATATAAAGCAGGGGCGAACGTCATTTTTACTTATCGTAAAGAACGTTCCCAGGCGAAATTGGAGAAGCTTCTGAAAGAAAGCGACTTCGAGGCGAAAGCTATTGTACAATGTGATGTTAACAGCGATGAAAGTATCCAGGAAGCCTTCAAAACGATTGGCGATCGCGTAGGTGTCATACACGGCATCTGTCATTCCATCGCTTTCGCGCATGCAGAAGACTTGAAAGGCGGGTTCCTTGATACTTCCAGAGAAGGTTATGCTTTCGCACAGGACACAAGTGCCTATTCTTTGATTGCAGTAGCGAAAGCGGGTAAGCCTTATATGACGGAAGGTGGATCATTGATCGCTATGAGTTACCTTGGAGCAGAGCGGGTAGTAGAAGGCTACAACGTAATGGGAGTGGCCAAGGCCGCTCTGGAATCCACTGTTAAATACCTGGCTGCAGACATGGGACGTGACAATATTCGTGTAAACGCGATTTCAGCCGGTGCTGTCCGTACGCTGGCGGCAAAAGGTGTCCCTTCGTTCAATGAAATCCTTCACAAGATTGAAGAAACGTCTCCGTTGAAGAAGAATGTGACTCAGGAAGAAGTAGGGGATATGTCTCTTGCAATGATGAGCCACCTTTCCCGTGGGGTAACGGGAGAAATTGTATATGTCGATTCCGGATACAACATCCTGGGATAA
- a CDS encoding kinase translates to MYEAEEKKRSLKGRVIVGIDGWSRSGKTTFVHHLCQRFEEEGIHTVVFHLDDHIVNWKDRYQTGYPSWQEYYYFQWKVKWLQEHLFRFVREKDKVCLPYYAPDADDHQWKETRLPEACVIFIEGVFLQREEWRTFLDYVVFLDCDRDVRFQRESSETQKDIHKFRERYWPAEDHYLLQVDPTGLADHVIDTTRKDGCSKDENPYEHNSNSESNGIYRRQ, encoded by the coding sequence ATGTACGAGGCAGAGGAGAAGAAGCGAAGCTTAAAAGGCAGAGTGATTGTCGGAATTGATGGATGGAGCCGATCGGGAAAAACGACATTCGTGCATCACCTGTGTCAAAGATTTGAAGAAGAAGGAATCCATACGGTAGTCTTTCATTTGGATGATCACATCGTAAACTGGAAAGACCGGTATCAAACGGGATACCCTTCCTGGCAGGAATACTACTATTTTCAATGGAAAGTGAAATGGCTGCAGGAGCATTTGTTCCGCTTTGTGCGCGAGAAGGATAAGGTCTGTCTTCCTTACTATGCCCCTGATGCAGATGACCATCAATGGAAGGAAACGCGACTTCCGGAAGCCTGTGTTATTTTCATAGAAGGTGTCTTCCTGCAGCGCGAAGAATGGCGTACCTTTCTTGATTATGTTGTATTTCTAGATTGCGACAGGGATGTGCGCTTTCAGCGGGAATCATCAGAAACACAAAAGGATATTCATAAGTTCAGAGAACGGTATTGGCCGGCGGAAGACCATTATCTGCTTCAGGTTGATCCGACCGGCCTCGCGGATCATGTAATAGATACAACCCGAAAAGACGGCTGCTCAAAAGATGAAAATCCATACGAGCACAATAGTAACAGCGAAAGTAATGGCATATATCGTCGACAGTAG
- the ppc gene encoding phosphoenolpyruvate carboxylase, with product MLGHVLVHHGGEELLNKVETIRQWTKDLRSNPDPATYQQLKQEIQNLEPPMRAQVIRAFSIYFHLVNIAEQNHRIRRRREYQIREDHGVQPFSLESAVLNLKNNNFSKDVIQDVLHHLSLELIITAHPTEATKRTVLEIQKRIATILQKLDHPQLTQRERESLQESLQNEVTVLWQTDELRERKPTVMDEVRNGLYYFDETLFDVLPEIHQELEARLEEQYPDEEWSVPNFLRFGSWIGGDRDGNPNVTPDITWETLQKQRTLVLKKYRNVLIELMKRFSQSSALVNVSNELKQAIEKEEALLPSGKKWRVDKEIYRRKFAIILERLEQVGQSDTGYTHAEELLDDLHQIQRSAQAHQPGSIELKKLKKLIRQVELFGFHLATLDIRNHSGEHESAVSELLRKVGIVDDYAALSEQEKLNTLQDVLKDPRPISLLNEDYTESTQEMLNVFHMIRKAHLEFGKRSIEVYLISMSESASDLLEVLVLAKEAGIYRLHADGSVESNLNIAPLLETVDDLVAGPDILKTLFEMDLYSKHLNIRGNKQEIMLGYSDGSKDGGTLTANWKLYKAQQEIHDMAHAYDVSLKFFHGRGGSLGRGGGPLNRSLLSQPVETLGESVKITEQGEVLSSRYLLRDIAYRSLEQAASTLLEGAANVSKESEQGHHREEVWEQALDDISDVSLEKYQSLVFGDSDFLTYFNEATPLQEVSQLNIGSRPSKRKDSSKFENLRAIPWVFAWTQNRQLLPAWYASGTGLASYVEKNENNLATLKQMYENWPFFHSTINNLQMALTKADIQTAKEYTALVNDQKLGERIFKNIVEEYERTKEVLLKISGDQELLDHQPTIKESVRLRNPYVDPLNFLQVDLIKKLRDVDGDDEETLTEVLLTISGIAAGLRNTG from the coding sequence ATGCTCGGGCATGTCCTCGTCCATCATGGAGGAGAAGAATTATTGAATAAAGTGGAAACGATTCGACAATGGACGAAAGACTTGAGAAGTAACCCGGACCCTGCCACTTATCAGCAATTGAAACAGGAAATTCAAAACCTCGAACCACCGATGCGGGCCCAGGTCATCCGCGCATTCTCAATCTATTTCCACCTCGTCAACATCGCTGAACAAAATCACCGGATCCGCCGCAGACGAGAATATCAGATAAGAGAGGATCATGGTGTCCAGCCCTTCTCTCTAGAAAGCGCCGTACTTAACCTGAAGAACAATAATTTCTCCAAAGATGTCATCCAGGATGTGCTCCACCATCTCTCCTTGGAATTGATCATCACTGCCCACCCGACGGAAGCGACGAAACGAACCGTTCTTGAGATACAGAAGCGGATCGCAACAATCCTTCAGAAACTTGACCATCCACAGTTGACGCAAAGAGAACGGGAAAGCCTTCAGGAAAGTCTTCAGAATGAAGTAACTGTCCTTTGGCAGACGGACGAGCTCAGAGAAAGAAAACCAACAGTAATGGATGAAGTAAGAAACGGCCTTTATTATTTTGACGAGACGCTGTTTGATGTCCTTCCGGAAATTCATCAGGAACTGGAAGCGAGGCTCGAAGAACAGTACCCGGACGAAGAATGGTCTGTACCAAATTTTCTCCGTTTCGGATCCTGGATTGGCGGAGACCGTGACGGAAATCCGAACGTCACCCCGGACATTACTTGGGAAACATTACAGAAGCAGCGTACCCTTGTACTCAAAAAATACAGAAACGTTCTCATAGAATTGATGAAACGGTTCAGTCAGTCTTCCGCTCTGGTGAACGTTTCCAACGAGCTTAAACAGGCGATCGAAAAAGAAGAAGCACTGCTTCCATCCGGCAAAAAGTGGCGGGTAGACAAAGAGATTTATCGAAGAAAGTTCGCCATCATTTTGGAAAGGCTGGAGCAGGTGGGTCAATCTGATACCGGATATACGCATGCGGAAGAGCTGTTGGACGACCTCCACCAAATTCAGAGAAGCGCTCAGGCACACCAACCTGGAAGCATTGAATTGAAGAAGTTGAAAAAGCTTATCCGCCAAGTCGAGTTGTTCGGCTTCCACCTGGCAACTTTGGATATCCGGAATCACAGCGGTGAGCACGAATCGGCTGTCAGCGAACTGTTACGTAAAGTCGGCATCGTTGACGATTACGCTGCCCTTTCCGAGCAGGAGAAGCTGAATACATTACAGGATGTTTTAAAGGATCCGCGTCCGATATCGCTTCTGAACGAGGATTATACCGAATCGACCCAGGAAATGCTCAACGTCTTTCATATGATCAGAAAAGCACACCTTGAATTCGGAAAGCGATCCATTGAAGTTTATCTAATAAGTATGAGCGAATCCGCAAGCGATCTCCTGGAGGTGCTCGTTCTGGCCAAGGAAGCGGGCATTTACCGCCTTCATGCTGATGGATCCGTCGAAAGCAACTTGAATATTGCCCCATTATTGGAGACAGTGGATGATTTGGTCGCGGGACCAGATATTCTAAAAACACTGTTTGAAATGGACCTGTACAGTAAGCATTTAAACATCCGCGGCAACAAACAGGAAATCATGCTTGGATACTCGGATGGCAGTAAGGACGGTGGGACACTGACGGCCAACTGGAAGCTATATAAAGCGCAACAGGAAATCCATGATATGGCTCATGCCTATGACGTCAGCCTTAAATTCTTCCACGGACGCGGCGGCTCCCTCGGCCGGGGCGGCGGGCCACTTAACCGAAGCCTGCTTTCCCAGCCTGTGGAAACGCTTGGAGAAAGCGTGAAGATTACCGAACAAGGAGAAGTGTTATCCTCCCGCTATCTGCTTCGTGATATTGCTTATCGAAGCTTGGAGCAGGCAGCATCTACTCTGCTCGAGGGAGCTGCGAACGTTTCGAAAGAATCAGAACAAGGCCATCACCGGGAAGAAGTCTGGGAACAGGCGCTTGATGACATCTCGGATGTATCGCTTGAGAAATACCAATCGCTTGTTTTCGGTGACTCCGACTTCTTAACCTACTTCAACGAAGCGACACCACTTCAGGAAGTAAGCCAACTGAATATCGGCTCCCGGCCAAGCAAACGGAAAGACAGCTCCAAGTTCGAAAATCTGCGGGCTATTCCATGGGTATTCGCTTGGACGCAGAACCGCCAGCTGCTTCCTGCCTGGTACGCTTCCGGTACAGGATTGGCTTCTTATGTGGAGAAAAATGAAAACAATCTCGCTACATTAAAGCAAATGTACGAAAACTGGCCGTTCTTCCATTCCACCATCAACAACTTGCAGATGGCGTTAACGAAAGCGGATATTCAGACAGCAAAAGAATATACAGCCCTCGTAAATGACCAGAAACTCGGCGAACGTATCTTCAAGAATATCGTGGAGGAATATGAGCGAACGAAGGAAGTATTACTGAAGATTTCCGGTGATCAAGAACTGCTTGATCATCAGCCGACAATCAAAGAATCCGTCCGACTAAGAAATCCTTACGTGGATCCTCTTAACTTCCTGCAGGTAGATTTGATCAAGAAGCTTCGGGATGTCGATGGGGACGATGAAGAGACTCTGACAGAAGTGCTGCTGACGATCAGTGGAATCGCAGCCGGGCTTCGAAACACGGGTTGA